The following are encoded in a window of Anaerobaca lacustris genomic DNA:
- a CDS encoding prephenate dehydrogenase translates to MKDLQRICVIGLGLLGGSISSAIRQRLPGVSVVGYSHRPATRAKARTLAVAAEIADDLPTAVVGADLIILATPIFTFERYFADINGLIRSDCIVTDVGSTKVLPHRWAAEKLTDGGVYIGSHPIAGSEQRGVEFARDDLFVDARCILTKDRGVRRDAVKALKEFWSALGCFIEMMDPAEHDRVLANVSHLPHVIAAGLVNASDPRDMRSAGKGFLDSTRIASGPANVWTDVLLANTHNLVEGIDRVLAELSAIKHALKAEDRQAIDAFLDGASKKRAALVTYKIKKKELLS, encoded by the coding sequence GTGAAAGACTTACAGCGTATCTGCGTCATAGGTCTTGGGCTTTTGGGCGGCTCGATATCCTCGGCAATCCGCCAGCGTCTGCCCGGCGTATCGGTCGTCGGCTACAGCCATCGGCCCGCCACGCGGGCCAAGGCCCGGACTCTGGCGGTGGCGGCCGAGATCGCCGACGACCTGCCGACCGCCGTGGTCGGCGCCGACCTGATTATCCTGGCGACGCCCATCTTCACATTCGAACGGTATTTCGCCGACATCAACGGTCTGATCCGATCCGACTGCATCGTCACCGACGTGGGCTCGACCAAGGTGCTTCCGCATCGCTGGGCCGCCGAGAAGCTCACCGACGGCGGCGTCTACATCGGCTCGCATCCGATCGCCGGATCGGAACAGAGGGGCGTCGAATTCGCCAGGGACGATCTGTTCGTCGATGCCCGGTGCATTCTGACGAAAGACCGAGGCGTGCGTCGCGACGCCGTCAAAGCCCTCAAGGAGTTCTGGTCGGCCCTTGGCTGCTTCATCGAAATGATGGATCCCGCCGAGCACGACCGCGTTCTGGCCAACGTCAGCCATCTGCCGCACGTGATCGCGGCCGGACTGGTCAACGCCAGCGACCCGCGCGACATGAGGTCGGCCGGCAAGGGCTTTCTCGACAGCACGAGAATCGCCTCCGGCCCGGCCAACGTCTGGACCGATGTCCTCCTGGCCAACACCCACAACCTCGTTGAGGGGATCGATCGCGTTCTCGCCGAGCTTTCGGCCATAAAGCACGCCCTGAAGGCCGAGGACCGCCAGGCCATCGATGCCTTTCTTGACGGAGCCAGCAAGAAACGCGCCGCACTGGTCACGTACAAAATCAAGAAGAAGGAACTACTGTCGTGA
- the purL gene encoding phosphoribosylformylglycinamidine synthase subunit PurL, whose translation MKQWRFEVFNRPGFSDVHGNGVLEDIRELGITSIEAVQSAKVFLIEADFDSTFADRVAGELLSDPVCEEYYIGRSSAPAGLARATLIEVHLKSGVTDPVAESVMTAISDMGVSGAHVRTARKYVLLGEIRPAQIETIAKRVLANDCIEDVVVGDEAEPPSPHLSPYELNIAHWPIRDLDDAGLEALSKDRDLFLNLTEMKAIQAYFRRLEREPTDIELESLAQTWSEHCVHKTLRSAVELTMDGQTIHFDNLLKETVFKATQDLNKDWCISVFADNAGVVEFDEDSAVCFKVETHNHPSALDPYGGAATGIGGVIRDPMGTGMGARPIANTDIFCFGEPDMALDEVPKGVLHPRRIMKGVVAGVRDYGNRMGIPTVNGAIYFDDRYLGNPLVYCGNIGLMDRDKAFKHPQSGNLVVVVGGRTGRDGIHGATFSSGEMTHEHETVFSHAVQIGNAITEKKMLDVLLQANEAGLYEAITDCGAGGLSSAVGEMGAELGAEVDLDTVPLKYTGLSYTEIWISEAQERMVIAVKPENREAILRIFESENVEATVIGRFTNDRKLRLRYNGQQVAELDMDFLHDGVPKYSRKAIWAAPALSEPAEAEKDNYNDELLGVLASYNVASKEWVIRQYDHEVQGGSVVKPLVGVANDGPGDAAVIQPKPTGSRGLAISCGMNPLYGDIDPYWMALAGIDEAVRNLICVGGRVDRIALLDNFCWGNCTHPQTFGTLVRAAQACYDGAMAYGAPFISGKDSLNNEFACEDGTTIRIPPTLLISAMSIVDDIERCVTMDAKRPGNLLFVVGRTGNELGGSHYYKLRGQLGANVPKLDLELAPQIARKVAQAIADGLVASCHDCSDGGLAVALAEMAFAGGLGIEADLRGLPASKDCTRLDAQLFSESNSRYVVEVEPRHYDAFAKLMLNLPFGQIGKVTAGSKLVIRSQDGGNAIDAEIDILKQAWQRTLDW comes from the coding sequence GTGAAGCAATGGCGTTTTGAAGTGTTCAATCGGCCCGGCTTTTCCGACGTGCACGGCAACGGAGTGCTGGAGGACATTCGCGAGCTCGGCATCACCTCGATCGAGGCGGTGCAGTCGGCCAAGGTGTTTCTCATCGAGGCGGATTTCGATTCGACTTTCGCCGACCGCGTGGCCGGAGAGTTGCTCAGCGATCCGGTCTGTGAGGAGTATTACATCGGGCGCAGCAGCGCTCCGGCCGGCCTGGCCCGCGCCACGCTGATCGAAGTCCATCTCAAGAGCGGCGTCACCGACCCGGTGGCCGAGTCGGTGATGACGGCCATCTCCGACATGGGCGTTTCCGGAGCGCACGTCCGGACGGCCCGCAAGTACGTCCTGCTCGGTGAGATTCGGCCTGCCCAGATCGAGACGATCGCCAAGCGGGTCCTGGCCAATGACTGCATCGAGGACGTGGTCGTCGGCGATGAGGCCGAACCGCCCAGCCCGCACCTGAGCCCGTACGAACTCAACATCGCACACTGGCCCATTCGCGATCTCGACGACGCCGGCCTGGAGGCCCTGAGCAAAGATCGGGACCTGTTCCTGAACCTCACCGAGATGAAGGCCATTCAGGCCTATTTTCGCCGCCTGGAAAGAGAGCCGACCGACATCGAGCTGGAGAGCCTGGCCCAGACCTGGAGCGAGCACTGCGTTCACAAGACGCTGCGCAGCGCCGTCGAATTGACGATGGACGGCCAGACGATCCACTTCGACAATCTGCTCAAAGAGACCGTATTCAAGGCCACGCAGGACCTCAACAAGGACTGGTGCATCTCGGTCTTCGCCGACAACGCCGGGGTCGTGGAGTTCGACGAGGACTCGGCCGTCTGCTTCAAGGTCGAAACCCACAACCACCCCTCGGCGCTCGATCCCTACGGCGGGGCCGCCACGGGCATCGGCGGGGTCATCCGCGACCCGATGGGCACGGGCATGGGGGCCCGCCCGATCGCCAACACGGACATCTTCTGCTTCGGCGAGCCCGACATGGCCCTCGACGAGGTCCCCAAGGGCGTCCTGCACCCGCGACGGATCATGAAGGGCGTCGTCGCGGGCGTGCGCGACTATGGCAACCGCATGGGCATCCCCACCGTCAACGGCGCGATCTACTTCGACGACCGTTATCTTGGCAACCCATTGGTCTACTGCGGCAACATCGGTCTGATGGACAGGGACAAGGCGTTCAAGCACCCGCAGAGCGGCAACCTGGTCGTCGTGGTCGGCGGGCGCACCGGACGCGACGGCATTCACGGCGCCACCTTCTCCAGCGGCGAGATGACGCACGAGCACGAGACGGTCTTCTCACACGCCGTGCAGATCGGCAACGCCATCACCGAGAAGAAGATGCTCGACGTCCTCCTGCAGGCCAACGAAGCCGGCCTCTATGAAGCGATCACCGACTGCGGCGCCGGCGGACTGAGCAGCGCCGTCGGTGAGATGGGCGCCGAACTCGGCGCCGAAGTCGATCTCGACACCGTGCCGCTCAAGTACACGGGCCTCAGCTACACCGAAATCTGGATCAGCGAGGCGCAGGAGCGGATGGTCATCGCCGTCAAGCCGGAGAACCGCGAGGCCATCCTGAGGATCTTCGAGAGCGAGAACGTCGAGGCGACCGTCATCGGCCGCTTCACGAACGACCGCAAGCTGCGTCTGCGCTACAACGGCCAACAGGTGGCCGAGCTGGACATGGACTTCCTCCACGACGGCGTACCGAAGTACAGCCGCAAGGCGATCTGGGCTGCGCCGGCACTGAGCGAGCCGGCCGAGGCCGAGAAGGACAACTACAACGACGAACTGCTGGGCGTCCTGGCCTCGTACAACGTCGCCAGCAAGGAGTGGGTCATCCGCCAGTACGACCACGAAGTCCAGGGCGGCTCGGTCGTCAAACCGCTCGTGGGTGTGGCGAACGACGGCCCCGGCGACGCGGCGGTGATTCAGCCGAAGCCGACCGGCTCTCGCGGCCTGGCGATCAGTTGCGGCATGAACCCGCTCTACGGCGACATCGACCCGTACTGGATGGCCCTGGCGGGGATCGACGAGGCCGTTCGAAACCTCATCTGCGTCGGTGGCCGGGTGGACCGCATCGCCCTGCTCGACAACTTCTGCTGGGGCAACTGCACGCATCCGCAGACGTTCGGCACGCTCGTCCGGGCGGCGCAGGCCTGTTACGACGGCGCGATGGCCTACGGCGCCCCGTTCATCTCGGGCAAGGACTCGCTCAACAACGAGTTCGCCTGCGAGGACGGCACGACGATCCGCATCCCGCCGACGCTGCTGATCAGCGCCATGTCGATTGTGGACGACATCGAACGATGTGTCACGATGGACGCCAAGAGGCCCGGCAACCTGCTGTTCGTCGTCGGACGGACCGGCAACGAGCTGGGCGGGTCGCACTACTACAAGCTTCGGGGCCAACTCGGCGCCAACGTGCCCAAGCTGGACCTCGAACTGGCCCCGCAGATCGCCCGGAAGGTGGCGCAGGCCATCGCCGACGGGCTCGTCGCAAGCTGTCACGACTGTTCCGATGGCGGATTAGCCGTGGCGCTGGCGGAGATGGCCTTTGCCGGCGGGCTGGGCATCGAAGCAGACCTGCGCGGCCTGCCCGCGTCGAAGGACTGCACCCGGCTCGACGCGCAGTTGTTCAGCGAGTCGAACAGCCGCTACGTAGTCGAGGTCGAGCCCCGTCACTACGACGCCTTTGCCAAGCTCATGCTGAATCTGCCGTTCGGGCAGATCGGCAAGGTCACGGCCGGCTCGAAGCTCGTGATTCGTTCGCAGGACGGCGGCAACGCCATCGACGCCGAGATCGACATCCTCAAACAGGCGTGGCAGAGGACACTGGATTGGTAA